In Streptomyces sp. NBC_01551, one DNA window encodes the following:
- a CDS encoding transglycosylase family protein, translating into MRSVAARKNSVLAVTATALLAVAAPLLTSTGASAASVSTWDKVAQCEASGNWSINTGNGYYGGLQISMSTWRAFGGTQYAAYPHQATKQQQILTGEKILAGQGQGAWPSCGPAAGLGADHANPYPSAPSYPDPSTLPAGTLVKSPNGPDVKVMISGAGVPVAASDVTPDKYDLSKIVLVDNAAFNGLPTSPPAGTVVHDQAGGAGRYVVIDGAALPISAADWTADGYNTRPDMGVPTAWLKGAVQRSVTNGRVLMDQSGTDPSRYVMLNGAAVFISASEWTANGYDKRSLMGVPSDWLASTVGKQVANGSIVKDVSGADATVYVMAGGVAVPLTYADFTAFGYDKRPLEGAPGTWLKSAAAQAAPVDGTMLLSPDSNTVWQVTGGKKKAMTADQFGAGKLSFDDVVSVPTAFTTKIPTAS; encoded by the coding sequence ATGCGCTCCGTCGCCGCCCGCAAGAACTCCGTCCTCGCCGTCACCGCCACCGCCCTCCTCGCCGTCGCCGCCCCGCTCCTGACGAGCACCGGCGCCTCGGCCGCCTCCGTCTCGACCTGGGACAAGGTCGCCCAGTGCGAGGCCAGCGGCAACTGGAGCATCAACACCGGCAACGGCTACTACGGCGGCCTCCAGATCTCGATGTCGACCTGGCGCGCCTTCGGCGGCACGCAGTACGCCGCGTACCCCCACCAGGCGACGAAGCAGCAGCAGATCCTGACGGGCGAGAAGATCCTGGCCGGCCAGGGCCAGGGTGCCTGGCCGTCCTGCGGCCCCGCCGCCGGTCTCGGCGCCGACCACGCCAACCCGTACCCGAGCGCCCCGTCCTACCCGGACCCCTCCACCCTGCCCGCCGGCACGCTCGTGAAGTCCCCGAACGGCCCGGACGTCAAGGTCATGATCAGCGGCGCCGGCGTCCCGGTCGCGGCCTCCGACGTCACCCCCGACAAGTACGACCTGAGCAAGATCGTGCTCGTGGACAACGCGGCGTTCAACGGCCTGCCGACCTCGCCCCCGGCCGGCACGGTGGTCCACGACCAGGCGGGCGGCGCCGGCCGCTACGTCGTGATCGACGGCGCGGCCCTCCCGATCTCCGCCGCCGACTGGACGGCCGACGGCTACAACACCCGCCCCGACATGGGCGTTCCGACGGCCTGGCTGAAGGGCGCCGTCCAGCGCAGCGTGACCAACGGCCGCGTGCTCATGGACCAGTCGGGCACGGACCCGTCCCGCTACGTGATGCTCAACGGCGCGGCCGTGTTCATCTCGGCCTCCGAGTGGACGGCGAACGGCTACGACAAGCGCTCGCTGATGGGTGTTCCGAGTGACTGGCTGGCTTCCACCGTCGGCAAGCAGGTCGCCAACGGCTCGATCGTCAAGGACGTCTCGGGTGCCGACGCCACCGTCTACGTGATGGCCGGCGGCGTCGCGGTCCCGCTGACGTACGCCGACTTCACGGCCTTCGGCTACGACAAGCGTCCGCTGGAGGGCGCCCCGGGCACCTGGCTGAAGTCGGCGGCGGCGCAGGCCGCCCCGGTGGACGGCACGATGCTCCTCTCCCCGGACAGCAACACGGTGTGGCAGGTCACGGGCGGCAAGAAGAAGGCCATGACTGCCGACCAGTTCGGTGCCGGCAAGCTCAGCTTCGACGACGTGGTCAGCGTCCCGACCGCCTTCACCACGAAGATCCCCACCGCCTCCTGA
- a CDS encoding LuxR C-terminal-related transcriptional regulator — protein MLATLGLDATAEAVYRTMLAAPRDGVSALASRLGVSDADIRRSLDTLSELALIRPSYENAGELRAVSPEVGMEILMARQQAELAAQQLRIEASRAAAAQLIAEYADLSPAATSPGVEQLVGLDEIRNRISGLAHGLQSELMTFAPGGGHRPETLEASKQNDTVLLSRGVRMRSLFQDSVRNSQSTVAYAEWLSELGGEVRTAPDLPTRMMIFDGTIAVIPVSSDDSAAAAVVLTGQGTLTALCALFENVWSGARTLGASEERDAGGLSAQERTVIRLLAQGLTDEAIAKRLAVSPRTARRLANGLMERLGAASRFEFGVRAVQRGWLPRTE, from the coding sequence GTGCTGGCCACTCTTGGCCTCGACGCGACTGCGGAGGCCGTCTACCGCACCATGCTCGCGGCGCCGCGCGACGGGGTGAGCGCGCTCGCCTCCCGTCTCGGGGTGTCCGACGCCGACATCCGGCGCAGCCTGGACACGCTCAGCGAACTCGCCCTGATCCGGCCGTCCTACGAGAACGCCGGAGAACTCCGCGCCGTCTCGCCCGAGGTCGGCATGGAGATCCTGATGGCCCGCCAGCAGGCGGAACTCGCGGCCCAGCAGCTGCGCATCGAGGCCTCACGGGCGGCCGCCGCGCAGCTCATCGCGGAGTACGCCGACCTCAGCCCGGCCGCCACCAGCCCGGGGGTCGAGCAGCTCGTCGGCCTCGACGAGATCCGCAACCGGATCTCCGGCCTGGCGCACGGGCTCCAGAGCGAACTGATGACCTTCGCCCCGGGCGGGGGCCACCGCCCGGAGACCCTGGAGGCCTCCAAGCAGAACGACACGGTGCTGCTGAGCCGCGGGGTGCGGATGCGGTCGCTGTTCCAGGACAGCGTGCGCAACAGCCAGAGCACCGTGGCGTACGCGGAGTGGCTGAGCGAGCTCGGCGGGGAGGTGCGGACCGCCCCGGACCTGCCGACCCGCATGATGATCTTCGACGGGACCATCGCCGTGATCCCGGTCAGCAGCGACGACAGCGCGGCGGCGGCCGTCGTGCTCACCGGGCAGGGGACGCTGACGGCCCTGTGCGCGCTCTTCGAGAACGTCTGGTCCGGCGCCCGCACCCTGGGCGCCTCGGAGGAACGCGACGCGGGCGGGCTCAGCGCGCAGGAGCGCACCGTGATCCGGCTGCTGGCGCAGGGCCTGACCGACGAGGCCATCGCCAAGCGCCTCGCGGTCTCCCCCCGCACGGCCCGCCGACTGGCGAACGGGCTGATGGAGCGGCTGGGCGCCGCGAGCCGCTTCGAGTTCGGCGTGCGCGCCGTCCAGCGGGGCTGGCTGCCGCGCACCGAGTAG
- a CDS encoding CHAP domain-containing protein yields the protein MSRNLKTIAIRLTSASALAVTALTTVAISPAGASPLTDGISSTAQAENGNGACAHGGYVGGPNQSSSCRGGTTRTHAWCADFAGWVWARNGVTGLGTLDDRAASFMDYGKKYGTLSNTPHVGDAVVYNYNGSDYADHVAVVTGVSGNTVTITGGNQGGYPGHVSTYSTTKWSVGSSPWGQRISGYISPAGTSTPSYPNPASLPAGTLVKSPSGPDVKVMIAGSGVPVAASDVTPDKYDLSKVVTVDDTAFRALPSAPPAGTVVHDQAGGNARYVMIDDAALLIGAEDWTAAGYNNRADMGVPTAWLKAAAQRTVPTGIVVMDQTGTDPSRYVMVDGAALHISGAEWTEDKYNEQTLMGVPAQWLKAAIAKSPSNDNVLMDQSGTDPSRYAMLNGAAVPISGAEWTANGYDKRTLMGVPGDWLASTVGKKVANGSIVKDVSGADATVYVMAGGVAVPLTYADFTAFGYDKRPLEGAPGTWLKSAAAQAAPVDGTMLLSPDSNTVWQVTGGKKKAMTADQFGAGKLSFDDVVSVPTAFTAKIPTAS from the coding sequence ATGTCCCGCAACCTCAAGACCATCGCCATCCGCCTCACCTCCGCCTCGGCCCTGGCCGTGACCGCGCTGACCACGGTCGCCATCTCCCCGGCCGGAGCCTCGCCGCTCACGGACGGCATCTCGTCCACCGCCCAGGCCGAGAACGGCAACGGCGCCTGTGCCCACGGCGGTTACGTCGGCGGTCCCAACCAGAGCAGCAGCTGCCGCGGCGGCACCACCAGGACCCACGCCTGGTGCGCCGACTTCGCCGGCTGGGTCTGGGCACGCAACGGGGTCACGGGCCTCGGCACCCTGGACGACCGGGCGGCGAGCTTCATGGACTACGGCAAGAAGTACGGGACGCTGTCCAACACCCCGCACGTCGGCGACGCCGTCGTCTACAACTACAACGGCAGCGACTACGCCGACCACGTGGCCGTCGTCACCGGCGTCTCCGGCAACACGGTCACCATCACCGGCGGCAACCAGGGCGGCTACCCGGGCCACGTCAGCACCTACTCCACCACCAAGTGGAGCGTCGGCTCCTCCCCCTGGGGCCAGCGCATCAGCGGCTACATCTCCCCGGCCGGCACCTCGACGCCCAGCTACCCCAACCCCGCCTCGCTGCCGGCCGGCACTCTGGTGAAGTCGCCGAGCGGTCCCGACGTCAAGGTGATGATCGCCGGATCCGGTGTTCCGGTGGCGGCCTCCGACGTCACCCCCGACAAGTACGACCTCAGCAAGGTCGTCACGGTCGACGACACCGCGTTCCGGGCCCTGCCCAGCGCCCCGCCCGCTGGCACCGTGGTCCACGACCAGGCCGGCGGCAACGCCCGCTACGTCATGATCGACGACGCCGCCCTGCTGATCGGCGCCGAGGACTGGACCGCCGCCGGCTACAACAACCGCGCCGACATGGGCGTCCCGACCGCCTGGCTGAAGGCCGCCGCGCAGCGCACCGTGCCGACCGGCATCGTGGTCATGGACCAGACCGGCACCGACCCGTCCCGCTACGTGATGGTCGACGGCGCTGCCCTGCACATCTCGGGCGCCGAGTGGACCGAGGACAAGTACAACGAGCAGACCCTGATGGGTGTCCCGGCCCAGTGGCTGAAGGCCGCGATCGCCAAGTCCCCCTCGAACGACAACGTGCTCATGGACCAGTCGGGCACGGACCCGTCCCGCTACGCCATGCTCAACGGCGCGGCCGTGCCGATCTCGGGCGCCGAGTGGACGGCCAACGGCTACGACAAGCGCACCCTGATGGGCGTCCCGGGTGACTGGCTGGCTTCCACCGTCGGCAAGAAGGTCGCCAACGGCTCGATCGTCAAGGACGTCTCGGGTGCCGACGCCACCGTCTACGTGATGGCCGGCGGCGTCGCGGTCCCGCTGACGTACGCCGACTTCACGGCCTTCGGCTACGACAAGCGTCCGCTGGAGGGCGCCCCGGGCACCTGGCTGAAGTCGGCGGCGGCGCAGGCCGCCCCGGTGGACGGCACGATGCTCCTCTCCCCGGACAGCAACACGGTGTGGCAGGTCACGGGCGGCAAGAAGAAGGCCATGACTGCCGACCAGTTCGGTGCCGGCAAGCTCAGCTTCGACGACGTGGTCAGCGTCCCGACCGCCTTCACGGCGAAGATCCCGACCGCCTCTTGA